The Halarchaeum grantii genome contains a region encoding:
- a CDS encoding DUF5783 family protein has product MAEFTPEEFEEKKYTDYFPQLQTAYKRAFNDLNAEYDSTLVHALDQQVLNESEPHYEGDGEFSVELPENPITRLKDVVASEEKASELLDLYVDGIKHQLRVVFDFEAE; this is encoded by the coding sequence ATGGCCGAGTTCACGCCCGAGGAGTTCGAGGAGAAGAAGTACACCGACTACTTCCCGCAGCTCCAGACCGCATACAAGCGCGCGTTCAACGACCTGAACGCCGAGTACGACAGCACGCTCGTCCACGCGCTCGACCAGCAGGTGCTCAACGAGAGCGAGCCCCACTACGAGGGCGACGGCGAGTTCAGCGTCGAGCTCCCAGAGAACCCCATCACACGCCTCAAGGACGTCGTCGCGAGCGAGGAGAAGGCGAGCGAGCTCCTCGACCTCTACGTCGACGGCATCAAACACCAGCTCCGCGTCGTCTTCGACTTCGAGGCGGAGTAG
- a CDS encoding GNAT family N-acetyltransferase — translation MTQSTTRTTTPDERLREPSHSFLDADGERVTIDTATASDAAALRAMYGRFDPTDRAQGLPPARREERNEWVDTLLAGRSVVARRDGRTVGHAALLESGDGHELAVFVAPDARGVGVGTGLLRGLLGAHRSAGGGRVWLAVEPSNRCARALYRRFGFDVAERGRFEITMTRQV, via the coding sequence ATGACCCAGAGCACGACACGGACAACGACGCCCGACGAACGACTCCGCGAACCGTCCCACAGTTTCCTCGACGCCGACGGCGAGCGCGTCACCATCGACACCGCCACGGCGAGCGACGCCGCCGCGCTCCGCGCGATGTACGGCCGCTTCGACCCGACGGACCGAGCGCAGGGCCTCCCACCCGCGCGCCGCGAGGAGCGCAACGAGTGGGTCGACACGCTCCTCGCGGGACGGAGCGTCGTCGCCCGACGCGACGGCCGAACGGTCGGCCACGCCGCACTCCTCGAAAGCGGCGACGGCCACGAGCTCGCCGTCTTCGTCGCCCCGGACGCGCGCGGCGTCGGCGTCGGTACCGGCCTCCTCCGTGGGCTGCTCGGTGCGCACCGGAGCGCGGGCGGCGGTCGGGTCTGGCTGGCCGTCGAGCCGTCGAATCGGTGTGCGCGCGCGCTCTACCGGCGCTTCGGCTTCGACGTCGCCGAGCGCGGGCGCTTCGAAATCACCATGACGAGGCAGGTTTGA
- a CDS encoding NifU family protein, which translates to MSTEGQSGDDLEDRVTSFLRRNFPQIQMHGGSASITNIDRETGEVDIQLSGACSGCGISPMTIQAIKARMTQEIPEVEKVNADTGMGGDGGHGGGMSPSFPGETTDEDAEGDEGPQAPF; encoded by the coding sequence ATGAGCACCGAGGGCCAGTCCGGGGACGACCTAGAGGACCGCGTCACGAGTTTCCTCCGACGGAACTTCCCGCAGATCCAGATGCACGGTGGGAGCGCCTCCATCACGAACATCGACCGCGAGACCGGTGAGGTCGACATCCAGCTCAGCGGTGCGTGTTCCGGATGCGGGATCTCCCCGATGACGATTCAGGCCATCAAGGCCCGGATGACGCAGGAGATTCCCGAAGTCGAGAAGGTCAACGCCGACACCGGCATGGGCGGCGACGGCGGCCACGGCGGCGGCATGAGCCCCTCCTTCCCCGGCGAGACCACCGACGAGGACGCCGAGGGTGACGAAGGCCCGCAGGCCCCCTTCTAA
- a CDS encoding DUF7130 family rubredoxin-like protein: MSEENPVKLGTAVYDEDGDEIGVVRGFNEDGFFVTTREGAASFSVEHEHTPHDLGEAELLWRCSDCGEVGDIEELPESCPSCDAPKEHLYYWTED; this comes from the coding sequence ATGAGTGAGGAGAACCCGGTCAAACTCGGTACTGCGGTCTACGACGAGGACGGCGACGAGATCGGCGTCGTTCGCGGCTTCAACGAGGACGGCTTCTTCGTGACGACCCGCGAGGGCGCGGCGTCCTTCAGCGTCGAACACGAGCACACGCCCCACGATCTCGGCGAGGCCGAGCTCCTCTGGCGCTGTTCGGACTGCGGGGAGGTCGGCGACATCGAGGAGCTCCCCGAGTCCTGTCCGTCCTGCGACGCCCCGAAGGAACACCTCTACTACTGGACGGAGGACTGA
- a CDS encoding DUF7571 family protein, translated as MQPCQNCQSVIDEYVLDKHLDGLRDLTVDDFNVCADCATVVADACVECGGAVYVPRSETATPDYCPACRADLIERTGHDPGWNREPARL; from the coding sequence ATGCAACCGTGTCAGAACTGTCAGTCGGTCATCGACGAGTACGTCCTGGACAAACATCTCGACGGCTTGCGAGACCTCACGGTCGACGATTTCAACGTCTGTGCGGACTGTGCGACCGTGGTCGCTGATGCGTGCGTGGAGTGCGGCGGTGCGGTCTACGTTCCCCGGAGCGAGACGGCGACGCCCGACTACTGTCCGGCGTGCCGTGCGGACCTCATCGAGCGGACCGGCCACGACCCCGGCTGGAACCGCGAGCCCGCCCGGCTCTGA
- a CDS encoding single-stranded-DNA-specific exonuclease RecJ — MNAPVPELEARAARCAARLREADDLLLTSHIDADGLTSAGVATTALERAGIAHDVAFEKQLDRSAIERYAEAGYDTVFFTDYGSGQLDVITEYDAFDPVVADHHQPADAETEYHVNPLLEGLDGGSELSGAGAAYCVARALGAEDERVDNRDLAALAVVGAVGDMQTVEGELVGANAGIVEEGVDAGVLAVGKDLAVFGTQTRALPKLLAYASDVPIPGITGDRNGALRFLDGLDADCREDGEWKTWAELTVEDRRTVVSALVQRAIRTGVDPEEVESLVGTTYTLTEEEPGTELRDASEFSTLLNATARYERADVGLAVCTGDRGEALREAHELLREHRRTLATGVNVVREVGVTRAEHVQWFHVGDRLPETVVGIVAGMAMGEDDVDAGVPVIAFANKEAADAEDVEGEAVKVSMRGTPRLVERGLDLSAVAREASRAVGGDGGGHEVAAGATVPKGREEAFVAAADAAVGDQLET, encoded by the coding sequence ATGAACGCGCCCGTCCCCGAACTCGAAGCGCGGGCCGCGCGGTGCGCCGCGCGCCTCCGCGAGGCCGACGACCTCCTCCTCACGTCGCACATCGACGCGGACGGCCTGACGAGCGCCGGCGTCGCCACCACCGCTTTAGAACGCGCCGGCATCGCACACGACGTCGCCTTCGAGAAGCAACTCGACCGGAGCGCCATCGAGCGCTACGCAGAGGCGGGGTACGACACGGTCTTCTTCACGGACTACGGGAGCGGCCAGCTGGACGTCATCACCGAGTACGACGCCTTCGACCCCGTCGTCGCCGACCACCACCAGCCGGCGGACGCCGAGACCGAGTACCACGTGAACCCCCTCTTGGAGGGGCTCGACGGCGGGAGCGAGCTCTCCGGGGCGGGCGCGGCCTACTGCGTCGCGCGCGCGCTCGGCGCCGAGGACGAGCGCGTGGACAACCGCGACCTGGCGGCGCTCGCCGTCGTCGGCGCGGTGGGCGACATGCAGACCGTCGAAGGAGAGCTCGTCGGCGCGAACGCCGGCATCGTCGAGGAGGGCGTCGACGCGGGTGTGCTGGCGGTCGGGAAGGACCTCGCGGTGTTCGGGACGCAGACGCGCGCGCTCCCGAAGCTCCTCGCGTACGCGAGCGACGTGCCCATCCCCGGCATCACGGGCGACCGGAACGGCGCGCTGCGCTTCCTCGACGGCCTCGACGCCGACTGCAGGGAGGACGGCGAGTGGAAGACGTGGGCGGAGTTGACGGTCGAGGACCGCCGGACGGTGGTGAGCGCGCTCGTCCAGCGCGCGATACGGACGGGCGTCGACCCCGAGGAGGTGGAGTCGCTCGTCGGAACGACGTACACGCTCACCGAGGAGGAACCCGGGACGGAGCTGCGCGACGCGAGCGAGTTCTCGACGCTGTTGAACGCGACGGCGCGCTACGAGCGCGCGGACGTCGGTCTCGCGGTCTGTACGGGCGACCGGGGGGAGGCGCTCCGGGAGGCGCACGAACTGCTCCGCGAGCACCGGCGGACGCTCGCGACGGGCGTGAACGTCGTCCGCGAGGTCGGCGTCACGAGGGCGGAGCACGTCCAGTGGTTCCACGTCGGTGATCGGCTCCCGGAGACGGTCGTGGGAATCGTCGCGGGAATGGCGATGGGCGAGGACGACGTGGACGCGGGCGTGCCGGTCATCGCGTTCGCGAACAAGGAGGCGGCCGACGCGGAGGACGTGGAGGGCGAGGCGGTGAAGGTGTCGATGCGCGGGACGCCACGCCTCGTGGAACGCGGCCTCGACCTCTCTGCGGTGGCGCGGGAGGCGTCGCGCGCGGTCGGCGGCGACGGGGGCGGACACGAGGTCGCCGCGGGCGCGACGGTGCCGAAGGGCCGGGAGGAGGCGTTCGTCGCGGCGGCGGACGCCGCCGTCGGCGACCAACTCGAAACGTAA